TCGCCTCATTTTCTCCATCGAGGTCATCCTGCATCATCTTGTAAAGGTCTCCACCTTTCTTAATGACAGCAGGTGTTGTGGTCGGATCGCCGCCAAGGTAATTAACCCTCTCTGCAATCATTTCCATGTGTTTCATCTCATCCCGTGAAATCTTCTCAAATAATCCAAGAACTGCCGGACTATCAAAGCCCTCTCCTGTCCAGTGATGATGCAGATATTGAAGTGTTGCCGCAATCTCAAGTGCAAGGTCCTTATTAAGCGCCTCTATAATTTTTTCTCTACTCATATACCCACCTCCTTTTTTGGTTGCCGAATATTTATCATTTAGCAGATAGCACCTTATTCTTACTTCTTACTTCTTACTTATTACTTATTACTTATTACTTATTCTTGTCTAATCAGCATTCATTTGTCAACTACAAATCAGGTTTTCTTAACAAAAATCTCTTTTGCCAGGTCTTTATCAAGTGCAAGCTCAGTCTCACCAATTTTTATAACATAAGTAGGCTGTTTCTGATGAAGTTTTATTATGCCGCCTGGAAGGATACCGAAGGAGCTTAAGCGATCTAACCTTGCATGATACTTGGATGATATAAATACTATCT
This region of Nitrospirota bacterium genomic DNA includes:
- a CDS encoding ferritin, with the protein product MSREKIIEALNKDLALEIAATLQYLHHHWTGEGFDSPAVLGLFEKISRDEMKHMEMIAERVNYLGGDPTTTPAVIKKGGDLYKMMQDDLDGENEAIAQYKSHIKLFDELGDPTSRLMMEKILTDEENHADIWETTLGIKK